A genome region from Bifidobacterium coryneforme includes the following:
- a CDS encoding DUF501 domain-containing protein codes for MQDERVGAVQAGSNEAMEILVDSILAQPATEEEIAGVQSQLGRYPRGMVAVGARCACGNPLAVVTRPLLPDGTPFPTTAYLTSPEAVKEVSHLEANGIMNDFNQDLADDEDLARLYRQAHQTYLDFRHALALRLGDSEEHIRKISAGGMPTRVKCLHALTGQSLVMGAGVNPLGDRVLSMIRPAFDPMVCRCARPWGTDLEQE; via the coding sequence ATGCAGGATGAGAGAGTGGGAGCAGTCCAGGCCGGATCGAACGAGGCCATGGAGATCCTGGTGGACAGCATCCTGGCACAACCTGCAACCGAAGAGGAGATTGCCGGGGTTCAAAGCCAGTTGGGTCGCTACCCTCGTGGAATGGTGGCCGTTGGCGCGCGGTGTGCCTGTGGCAACCCCCTGGCCGTCGTGACCAGGCCACTTCTGCCAGACGGGACCCCCTTCCCCACAACGGCGTATCTGACCTCTCCAGAGGCCGTCAAAGAGGTCTCCCACTTGGAGGCCAACGGTATCATGAACGATTTCAACCAGGACCTGGCCGATGATGAGGACCTGGCACGGCTATATCGCCAAGCGCATCAGACCTATCTGGACTTCCGCCATGCCCTGGCGCTCAGGCTTGGCGACAGCGAGGAGCATATCCGCAAAATCTCGGCCGGCGGGATGCCGACCAGGGTAAAGTGCCTTCATGCACTGACCGGGCAGTCGCTCGTCATGGGGGCCGGTGTCAATCCTCTGGGTGATCGGGTCCTGTCCATGATCAGGCCGGCCTTCGACCCCATGGTCTGCAGGTGCGCCCGACCCTGGGGAACGGACTTGGAGCAGGAATGA